The proteins below come from a single Deinococcus aerolatus genomic window:
- a CDS encoding XRE family transcriptional regulator, which produces MSGEPSSPELAAWLGARRTALGLQQGQVSARTLQQGGPAGRVTQPYLSRLERGVRPLSALTPARQDALRRALEIPAGEWVARTGLPLLQGAPSDDALQVLELMRVPVRALASAGLPVTEDTAGIIDHELVPARDHRPGMLVLEVGGDSMTTAAGGGIRPGDRIYVDPGDLDLREGLVYVLHVSGLGLTVKRLRRYGAGTRAALWLTSDNPDHPPVKPEDVTVVGRVYFHQPRGVRL; this is translated from the coding sequence ATGTCAGGCGAACCTTCCTCACCGGAACTGGCGGCGTGGCTGGGGGCGCGGCGCACGGCGCTGGGGCTGCAGCAGGGGCAGGTCAGCGCCCGCACCCTGCAGCAGGGCGGCCCGGCCGGGCGCGTCACGCAGCCGTACCTGAGCCGCCTGGAGCGCGGCGTCCGGCCGCTCTCGGCCCTGACCCCGGCCCGCCAGGACGCCCTGCGCCGCGCCCTGGAGATTCCGGCGGGCGAGTGGGTGGCCCGCACCGGGCTGCCGCTGCTGCAGGGCGCTCCCAGCGACGACGCCCTGCAGGTGCTGGAACTGATGCGCGTGCCGGTGCGCGCCCTGGCCAGCGCGGGCCTGCCGGTCACCGAGGACACTGCTGGCATCATCGATCACGAACTGGTGCCGGCGCGGGACCACCGCCCCGGCATGCTGGTGCTGGAGGTGGGCGGCGACTCCATGACCACCGCAGCCGGGGGCGGCATCCGGCCCGGCGACCGCATCTACGTCGATCCCGGTGACCTGGACCTGCGCGAGGGTCTGGTCTACGTGCTGCATGTGTCTGGCCTGGGGCTGACTGTCAAGCGCCTGCGCCGGTACGGGGCAGGCACCCGCGCGGCGCTGTGGTTGACCAGCGACAACCCGGACCACCCGCCAGTCAAGCCCGAGGACGTCACGGTGGTGGGCCGCGTGTATTTTCACCAGCCGCGCGGCGTGCGGCTCTAG
- a CDS encoding S1C family serine protease: MNAETDRLPRRDVRGRDSKFRALLLTGLLLGGLGVSGPQAQGQDLGAPLAQKPAAQSTTALPTANAPAPLTDADREALKTLFGKVRPATLRIEQCDLNRPGDCDDPNGIGSGVLISADGLALTAYHVVEGGRKLSAQTVDRKRYAVEIVGYDDQYDLALLRVAVPRGTPFLPLASARPGVGEALLAVGNGGGGFLQPKSGRLTGLEADAGPGGASFPPGTLQMSAPLVPGDSGGPVLNTRGELTGIVSYISLSRTKGPASFAVPVSASDARVAELRAGKKLDAPIIGIGLNGTFSALLTIDSSDFKQVSELLKLGDTPGAFFTSVVRGSPADRAGLKPLEFNDQNQRVSGDIVTAVNGKRIINFDQFQYAVRSYKPGDTITLSVLRGDKPLTVKLTLIGRSQSQP, translated from the coding sequence ATGAACGCCGAGACTGACCGTCTCCCGCGCCGGGATGTCCGGGGCCGGGACTCCAAATTTCGCGCCCTGCTGCTGACCGGCCTGCTGCTGGGCGGGCTGGGCGTGTCCGGCCCGCAGGCGCAGGGCCAGGACCTCGGCGCCCCGCTGGCCCAGAAACCAGCGGCCCAGTCCACCACCGCGCTTCCCACGGCCAACGCGCCCGCGCCGCTGACCGACGCCGACCGGGAGGCCCTGAAAACCCTGTTCGGCAAGGTCCGGCCCGCCACGCTGCGCATCGAGCAGTGTGACCTGAACCGGCCGGGAGACTGCGACGACCCCAACGGCATCGGCTCCGGCGTGCTGATCTCGGCAGACGGGCTGGCGCTGACCGCCTACCACGTGGTGGAGGGTGGCCGCAAACTGAGTGCCCAGACGGTGGACCGGAAGCGGTATGCGGTGGAGATCGTGGGCTACGACGACCAGTACGATCTGGCCCTGCTGCGGGTGGCGGTGCCGCGCGGCACGCCGTTCCTGCCGCTGGCCAGTGCCCGCCCCGGCGTGGGCGAGGCGCTGCTGGCCGTGGGCAACGGCGGCGGCGGGTTCCTGCAGCCCAAGTCGGGCCGCCTGACCGGCCTGGAGGCCGACGCCGGACCCGGCGGGGCCAGTTTTCCCCCCGGCACGCTGCAGATGAGCGCCCCGCTGGTCCCCGGCGACAGCGGCGGCCCGGTGCTGAACACGCGCGGCGAGCTGACCGGCATCGTGAGCTACATCAGCCTCAGCCGGACGAAGGGACCGGCCTCCTTCGCGGTGCCGGTGTCCGCCAGTGACGCCCGCGTGGCGGAGCTGCGGGCCGGCAAGAAACTCGACGCGCCGATCATCGGCATCGGCCTGAACGGCACCTTCTCGGCGCTGCTGACCATCGACTCCAGCGACTTCAAGCAGGTGAGCGAATTGCTCAAGCTGGGCGACACGCCCGGCGCGTTCTTTACCAGCGTCGTGCGCGGCAGCCCGGCGGACCGCGCGGGCCTCAAGCCGCTGGAATTCAACGATCAGAACCAGCGCGTCTCCGGCGACATCGTGACCGCGGTGAACGGCAAGCGCATCATCAACTTCGATCAGTTCCAGTACGCCGTGCGCTCCTACAAGCCCGGCGACACCATCACCCTGAGCGTGCTGCGCGGCGACAAGCCCCTTACGGTCAAACTCACGCTGATCGGCCGCAGCCAGAGCCAACCCTGA
- a CDS encoding cation:proton antiporter: MQILDLAALLVCVTAALAFVNARYWKLPASIGVTVGGLGVSLIIFALVSLDVPFAREAVTLVRGIEFNDFVFEGVLSFLLFAGALGVNSHALWGLRGPVLTFALLSTAISIALVGGATFVLLGAFGLQVSFIYCLLFGALISPTDPVAVLGMLKQAGVPKRIETLVAGESLFNDGVGVVAFAVLAGIAAAGGGGEAHGPAMSAGGVALFFAQEALGGLALGLTLGWVGWLALRSVSDFVVEVLVTLGVVLACTAVAANLHVSAPLAAVAAGLLVGSLADRRPEGLSSRERYEGFWHLADELLNIFLFALLALEVVVVRFSGQSLLLGLIAIPLVLLVRTISVQLPVLVLGRRRDFSPYTRRLMVWGGLRGAISVALAFTVPAGPERDLFLVMTYVVVVFSIIVQGLTVGRLAARASGEAQAESGGGTA; the protein is encoded by the coding sequence ATGCAAATCCTCGATCTGGCCGCCCTGCTGGTGTGCGTGACTGCCGCGCTGGCCTTTGTCAACGCCCGCTACTGGAAACTGCCCGCCTCCATTGGCGTTACGGTGGGCGGGCTGGGGGTCAGCCTGATCATCTTCGCGCTGGTCAGCCTGGACGTGCCGTTTGCGCGCGAGGCCGTGACGCTGGTGCGCGGCATCGAGTTCAACGACTTCGTGTTCGAGGGCGTGCTGTCGTTCCTGCTGTTCGCCGGGGCGCTGGGGGTCAACTCGCACGCGCTGTGGGGGCTGCGCGGGCCGGTGCTGACGTTTGCGCTGCTGTCCACCGCCATCTCGATCGCGCTGGTGGGTGGGGCCACGTTCGTCCTGCTGGGGGCCTTCGGGCTGCAGGTCTCGTTCATCTACTGCCTGCTGTTCGGGGCGCTGATCAGCCCCACCGACCCGGTGGCGGTGCTGGGCATGCTCAAGCAGGCGGGCGTGCCCAAACGAATAGAAACGCTGGTGGCCGGCGAGTCGCTGTTCAACGACGGCGTGGGCGTGGTGGCCTTCGCGGTGCTGGCGGGCATTGCGGCGGCGGGGGGCGGCGGTGAGGCCCACGGCCCGGCCATGAGCGCGGGCGGCGTGGCGCTGTTCTTCGCGCAGGAGGCGCTGGGCGGGCTGGCGCTGGGCCTCACGCTGGGCTGGGTGGGCTGGCTGGCCCTGCGCTCGGTCAGCGACTTCGTGGTGGAGGTGCTGGTCACGCTGGGCGTGGTGCTGGCCTGCACCGCCGTGGCCGCGAACCTGCACGTCTCGGCGCCGCTGGCCGCCGTGGCCGCCGGGCTGCTGGTCGGCTCGCTGGCCGACCGCCGCCCCGAGGGACTGTCCTCGCGCGAGCGCTACGAGGGCTTCTGGCACCTGGCCGACGAACTGCTGAACATCTTCCTGTTCGCGCTGCTGGCGCTGGAGGTGGTGGTCGTGCGCTTCAGCGGCCAGTCGCTGCTGCTGGGGCTGATTGCCATTCCGCTGGTGCTGCTGGTCCGGACCATCAGCGTGCAACTGCCGGTGCTGGTGCTGGGGCGGCGGCGCGACTTCAGCCCGTACACCCGCCGCCTGATGGTCTGGGGCGGGCTGCGCGGGGCCATCAGCGTGGCGCTGGCCTTCACGGTGCCGGCGGGACCGGAGCGCGATCTGTTTCTGGTGATGACCTACGTGGTGGTGGTCTTTAGCATCATCGTGCAGGGGCTGACGGTGGGGCGGCTGGCGGCGCGGGCCAGCGGCGAGGCCCAGGCCGAGAGCGGCGGCGGGACGGCGTAG
- a CDS encoding multidrug DMT transporter, translating into MDTLKKAGAMLAHLDLFHQMLDLRGLLQLAAHMEERGDRVTLISPAHITLIGAEMLSDAGVTTGKGARIEAATAYRVLQGLKGHDAPEYAVTREELGALNARAVAELEGGGALKAFADTLARIGAAPAAPAQTPGHEEPAPAERPGRGRRAAESEGQPSEQPAA; encoded by the coding sequence ATGGATACCCTCAAGAAAGCAGGTGCGATGCTGGCCCATCTCGACCTCTTCCACCAGATGCTGGACCTGCGGGGGCTGTTGCAACTCGCCGCCCACATGGAGGAGCGCGGCGACCGCGTGACCCTGATCAGCCCCGCGCACATCACCCTGATCGGCGCGGAGATGCTGAGCGACGCGGGCGTGACCACCGGCAAGGGGGCCAGGATCGAGGCCGCCACCGCTTACCGCGTGCTGCAGGGCCTCAAGGGTCACGACGCCCCGGAGTACGCCGTGACCCGCGAGGAACTGGGCGCCCTGAACGCCCGCGCCGTGGCTGAACTGGAAGGCGGCGGCGCGCTGAAGGCCTTCGCCGACACCCTGGCCCGCATCGGGGCGGCCCCGGCGGCCCCCGCCCAGACCCCCGGGCACGAGGAACCGGCCCCCGCCGAGCGTCCCGGACGGGGCCGCCGCGCCGCCGAGTCCGAGGGCCAGCCGTCCGAGCAGCCTGCCGCGTAG
- the galE gene encoding UDP-glucose 4-epimerase GalE, protein MKVLVTGGAGFIGSTTCSALEDAGHTPIVLDSLVSGPEAFTRGRVFYHGDIADAALVRRIFAEHSDIAATLHFAARIVVTESVALPALYYRENVVGSLTLFETLLDLGQTRVIFSSSAAVYDSPADLRVDEQSPLKPLSPYARSKRMTEEMLEDLCAASQATASPMRAIALRYFNPVGADPQLRSGPYVADPTHILGRLMAAAQGRADGFTITGTDYATRDGSGLRDYIHIWDLAQAHVAALENFEGAFEAAARDGHGEVSFLPINVGSGNGVTVRELVTAFGEASPTPVTVREGPRRPGDSAGAHADTTRARDYLGWSARLTVAEAMQSAFAWEGVRGERFGSVAVVN, encoded by the coding sequence ATGAAGGTCCTAGTGACAGGCGGGGCGGGGTTTATCGGCAGCACGACGTGTTCGGCCCTGGAGGACGCGGGTCACACCCCCATTGTGCTGGACTCGCTGGTCAGCGGCCCGGAGGCGTTCACGCGGGGGCGCGTCTTCTATCACGGTGACATTGCCGACGCCGCCCTGGTCCGGCGCATCTTTGCCGAGCATTCTGACATTGCCGCCACGCTGCACTTCGCGGCGCGGATCGTGGTGACCGAGTCGGTGGCCCTGCCCGCGCTGTACTACCGCGAGAATGTAGTGGGCAGCCTGACGCTGTTCGAGACCTTGCTTGACCTGGGGCAGACGCGGGTGATCTTCAGTTCCAGCGCCGCCGTGTACGACAGCCCCGCTGACCTGCGGGTGGACGAGCAGAGCCCCCTGAAGCCCCTGAGTCCCTACGCCCGCAGCAAGCGCATGACCGAGGAGATGCTCGAAGACCTGTGCGCCGCCTCGCAGGCCACCGCCTCGCCCATGCGGGCCATCGCCCTGCGCTACTTCAACCCGGTGGGGGCAGATCCACAGCTGCGCAGCGGGCCGTACGTCGCGGACCCCACCCACATCCTGGGGCGGCTGATGGCCGCCGCCCAGGGCCGCGCGGACGGCTTTACGATCACCGGCACCGACTACGCCACCCGCGACGGCAGCGGCCTGCGCGACTACATACACATCTGGGACCTGGCGCAGGCCCATGTGGCGGCGCTGGAAAACTTTGAGGGGGCCTTCGAGGCGGCGGCGCGGGACGGGCACGGCGAGGTGTCGTTCCTGCCCATCAACGTTGGCAGTGGCAACGGGGTCACAGTGCGCGAGCTGGTTACCGCCTTTGGGGAGGCCTCGCCCACGCCGGTCACGGTGCGCGAAGGGCCGCGCCGCCCCGGCGACAGCGCGGGTGCCCACGCCGACACCACGCGGGCACGAGATTACCTGGGCTGGTCCGCGCGGCTCACGGTGGCCGAGGCGATGCAATCAGCGTTCGCATGGGAAGGGGTGCGTGGGGAGCGATTTGGCTCAGTGGCTGTTGTGAACTGA
- a CDS encoding lipopolysaccharide biosynthesis protein, whose protein sequence is MNAAVGLSLGRNISWTLAGNIVYAACQWGMLVLLARLASPDIVGQYSLALAVSAPIYMALNLQLRGVQATDAAQEFHFGDYLILRLITTVLALFVLAVLIKDYAAEVRLVIGLIGISKAFESISDVLYGRMQARERMDIIARSTLIKGPLSLLTLLLGFLWGGLPGAAAALAIGWLLLLLAYDLPNARRLSTAQDLQMGGTSVMWRLFKVALPLGVVMGLLSLSANIPRYEIESTLGTSALGVFSALAYLMVALGVVVSAVGQAASPRLARHAADDEISAFWQLLQRMLLGGLLIGLAGIVGAALFGQSILRLLYGAVYAQDLPLFIWLMVAAAVSYLAAFMGFGMTAARRFREQVPLFALMAGLLWLLSQWLVPEYGLVGAAWATLAANIFQLMGGGLILLLTFRSRRTK, encoded by the coding sequence ATGAATGCCGCTGTGGGCCTAAGCCTTGGCCGCAATATTTCATGGACCCTGGCGGGCAACATAGTCTATGCTGCGTGTCAGTGGGGAATGCTGGTGTTACTGGCACGACTGGCTTCTCCGGACATCGTCGGGCAGTATTCTTTGGCTCTTGCGGTGAGTGCCCCTATTTATATGGCTTTGAATTTGCAACTCCGGGGCGTTCAAGCGACCGATGCAGCCCAGGAGTTTCATTTTGGCGATTACTTGATTTTAAGGCTGATTACTACCGTGTTGGCTCTATTTGTTCTGGCTGTCCTTATCAAGGATTACGCGGCCGAGGTCCGCCTTGTTATTGGCCTTATAGGGATATCAAAAGCCTTCGAATCTATCAGTGACGTGCTGTACGGGCGGATGCAGGCCCGAGAGCGTATGGACATCATTGCCCGATCTACCCTAATTAAGGGACCGCTCTCGCTGCTGACTTTGTTGCTGGGCTTTCTTTGGGGAGGGTTGCCCGGCGCAGCGGCAGCGCTGGCGATTGGCTGGCTGCTGTTGCTGCTCGCCTACGATCTACCCAATGCGCGCCGCCTAAGTACAGCGCAGGATTTACAGATGGGAGGGACCTCGGTGATGTGGCGGCTGTTCAAGGTTGCATTGCCACTAGGTGTAGTTATGGGATTGCTTTCATTGAGTGCCAATATTCCACGCTACGAAATTGAATCCACCTTAGGTACCAGTGCGCTAGGCGTTTTCTCAGCACTGGCTTATCTAATGGTGGCGCTGGGAGTAGTGGTCAGTGCTGTGGGACAGGCGGCCAGCCCTAGGTTGGCCCGACACGCAGCCGATGATGAAATTTCAGCTTTTTGGCAATTGCTTCAGCGTATGTTGCTGGGTGGGCTATTGATCGGTCTAGCGGGTATTGTGGGGGCTGCTTTGTTCGGCCAATCGATCCTTCGTTTACTGTACGGGGCTGTATACGCACAGGACTTGCCATTGTTTATATGGCTCATGGTGGCAGCAGCAGTCAGCTATCTGGCAGCCTTTATGGGTTTTGGCATGACGGCTGCCCGCCGTTTCCGTGAGCAGGTACCGCTGTTCGCCCTGATGGCTGGTTTGTTGTGGCTGCTGAGCCAGTGGCTGGTGCCGGAATATGGGCTGGTGGGTGCCGCCTGGGCCACCCTGGCTGCCAACATTTTTCAATTGATGGGCGGTGGCCTGATTCTCTTGCTTACCTTTAGATCAAGGAGGACAAAATGA
- a CDS encoding ArsB/NhaD family transporter translates to MHEAGESLNLLSSLGLTLSPSTMTALAIVLFVATYAMILLEKYVHRTVAAMLGACAVMVLGILTPTLAWASIDFNTIFLLFGMMNIVNVLSRSGFFDLVARRAMVVTRGEPARVLWIFSILTAVFSAFLDNVTTVLFMAPVVVTVVARLGLRPVPYLVAVILASNTGGTATLVGDPPNIIIGSVAGKGFGDFLVNVAPYAAVATVLGIALMHLLMKMRGDLAGAGSAERLRAVLTDTTPIKTNPRLMKQALGVFAVTLLLFMIGHPLGLEAGLVALTTSTFLMLIADLSPVELFEQVEWTTLLFFMGLFIVVGGLEHVGVFQTVAAGLTGAIDGNIGAGILAVGFSSAIISGFVDNIPFTISMASVLRELQVTLGPAMDPLWWALSLGACLGGNLTLIGASANIVVSDIAAREGHPMGFLQFMKYGTPVALVTVTVALGLYYAAFVLRGG, encoded by the coding sequence GTGCATGAGGCCGGCGAGTCGCTGAACCTGCTGAGCAGCCTGGGCCTGACCCTGTCGCCCAGCACGATGACGGCGCTGGCCATCGTGCTGTTCGTGGCCACCTACGCCATGATCCTGCTGGAAAAGTACGTGCACCGCACCGTGGCCGCCATGCTGGGCGCCTGCGCGGTGATGGTGCTGGGCATCCTGACGCCTACCCTGGCGTGGGCCAGCATCGACTTCAACACCATCTTCTTGCTGTTCGGCATGATGAACATCGTCAACGTGCTGAGCCGCAGCGGCTTTTTCGATCTGGTGGCCCGCCGGGCCATGGTGGTCACGCGCGGCGAGCCGGCCCGGGTGCTGTGGATCTTCTCGATCCTGACTGCCGTGTTCAGCGCCTTTTTGGACAACGTGACCACGGTACTGTTCATGGCCCCGGTGGTGGTCACGGTGGTGGCCCGGCTGGGGCTGCGGCCGGTGCCGTACCTGGTGGCGGTGATCCTGGCCAGCAACACCGGCGGCACCGCCACGCTGGTGGGCGACCCACCCAACATCATCATCGGGTCGGTGGCCGGCAAGGGCTTCGGAGACTTTCTGGTGAACGTGGCCCCCTACGCCGCCGTCGCCACGGTGCTGGGCATCGCGCTGATGCACCTGCTGATGAAGATGCGCGGCGACCTGGCCGGGGCCGGCTCTGCCGAGCGGCTGCGCGCCGTCCTGACCGACACCACGCCCATCAAAACCAACCCCCGGCTGATGAAGCAGGCGCTGGGCGTGTTCGCGGTCACGCTGCTGCTGTTCATGATCGGGCACCCGCTGGGCCTGGAGGCCGGGCTGGTGGCGCTGACCACCTCCACCTTCCTGATGCTGATTGCGGACCTGAGTCCGGTGGAACTGTTCGAGCAGGTCGAGTGGACCACACTGCTGTTTTTCATGGGCCTGTTTATCGTGGTGGGCGGCCTGGAGCACGTCGGCGTGTTCCAGACGGTGGCGGCTGGCCTGACCGGGGCCATCGACGGCAACATCGGCGCGGGCATCCTGGCGGTGGGCTTTTCCAGCGCGATCATCAGCGGCTTCGTGGACAACATTCCCTTCACCATCAGCATGGCCAGCGTGCTGCGCGAGTTGCAGGTCACGCTGGGGCCGGCCATGGACCCGCTGTGGTGGGCGCTGTCGCTGGGCGCGTGCCTGGGCGGCAACCTGACCTTGATCGGCGCGTCAGCCAACATCGTGGTCTCGGACATCGCCGCGCGTGAGGGCCACCCGATGGGCTTCTTGCAGTTCATGAAGTACGGCACCCCGGTGGCGCTGGTGACAGTCACGGTGGCCCTGGGGCTGTACTACGCCGCCTTCGTTCTGCGCGGCGGATAA
- a CDS encoding glycosyltransferase family 1 protein, with the protein MTTITSDQNRRPIRVLHVVGSMNRGGVETWLMNVLRNVDRNELAFDFMIHKPEAAAYDDEMQALGAGRYVCKWPTNPLSYVINFFKIIKDHGPYDAVHSHVHHFSGFVLLLAKFAGIKIRVSHSHNDSSEELVLSRGLRLIYLKTFTQLIKLTSTSGLAASEKAAAALFGEDWKTDGRWKVSFCGIDLKPFRRPVSRSTVRDSLGVKDGSIVFGHVGRFEDQKNHEFLIDIFSKIKQKMPTAMLLLVGDGELRQKIVSKVIHLNLSESVIFAGLRDDIPTLMTGAMDAFVFPSKFEGLGLAIVEAQAAGLDTFISDNMPHEVNISDNTFLIPLTHRADDWADYIINNLGYRESTANSKIAMFDIKNSIASLTKLYNHTLEKPL; encoded by the coding sequence ATGACAACAATAACATCTGATCAAAATAGACGTCCCATACGTGTGTTGCATGTGGTGGGAAGTATGAACAGAGGCGGTGTGGAAACGTGGCTAATGAACGTCTTACGTAATGTTGATCGGAATGAGTTGGCATTCGATTTTATGATTCATAAGCCGGAAGCTGCGGCTTATGATGATGAGATGCAAGCATTAGGGGCGGGACGCTATGTCTGCAAATGGCCTACCAATCCACTGTCATATGTTATAAATTTCTTTAAAATTATAAAGGATCATGGACCTTATGACGCCGTGCATAGTCACGTACACCACTTTAGTGGTTTCGTCCTTTTACTGGCTAAATTTGCAGGAATTAAGATTCGCGTGTCTCATAGTCATAATGACAGCTCTGAAGAATTGGTGCTATCCAGAGGGTTGCGTCTCATTTATCTGAAAACTTTTACACAGCTTATTAAGCTCACATCGACCTCTGGGTTAGCCGCTAGTGAAAAGGCGGCTGCTGCACTTTTTGGAGAGGATTGGAAAACGGATGGCCGCTGGAAAGTGTCGTTTTGCGGTATAGATTTGAAGCCCTTTCGTCGTCCAGTATCCCGATCAACAGTCCGAGATTCACTAGGTGTTAAAGATGGCTCAATTGTATTTGGGCACGTCGGTAGATTTGAAGATCAAAAAAACCATGAATTTTTAATAGATATATTTTCAAAAATAAAACAAAAGATGCCTACAGCAATGTTGCTCTTAGTTGGTGATGGTGAATTAAGACAAAAAATTGTCTCCAAGGTTATTCATTTGAATTTAAGCGAAAGTGTGATTTTCGCTGGCCTTAGAGATGACATCCCTACTTTGATGACAGGCGCGATGGATGCATTTGTTTTTCCTTCAAAATTTGAGGGCTTGGGCTTAGCCATTGTTGAAGCACAGGCTGCCGGATTAGATACGTTTATTTCTGATAACATGCCTCATGAAGTGAATATATCCGATAACACTTTTCTTATACCTCTGACACACAGAGCTGATGATTGGGCTGATTACATTATTAATAATTTAGGATACAGAGAGTCAACTGCAAATTCTAAAATAGCTATGTTCGATATTAAAAATTCAATCGCAAGCTTGACCAAGCTATATAATCATACGCTAGAGAAACCATTATAG
- a CDS encoding gamma-glutamylcyclotransferase family protein: protein MSAAPPTTVFVYGTLMPGERNAHVAAQGGAFRAQPARLPGHRLLHLWPEAYPAVVPAGADAAQAVRGYALTYAPADCPVALPFLDELEGVDEIPPLYTRQQVTLTLEGGETLAAWVYLYALEGRLTRPGVSAVAGGDWTTVADRRRTSQSDR from the coding sequence GTGTCCGCCGCGCCTCCCACCACCGTCTTCGTCTACGGCACCCTGATGCCCGGCGAACGCAATGCCCACGTGGCCGCGCAGGGCGGCGCGTTTCGCGCCCAGCCTGCGCGCCTGCCCGGCCACCGGCTGCTGCACCTGTGGCCCGAGGCGTACCCCGCGGTGGTTCCGGCGGGGGCCGACGCGGCACAGGCCGTGCGCGGGTACGCCCTGACCTACGCGCCCGCCGACTGTCCGGTGGCCCTGCCATTTCTGGATGAACTCGAGGGCGTGGACGAGATCCCGCCGCTGTACACCCGGCAACAGGTCACGCTGACGCTGGAGGGCGGCGAAACCCTGGCCGCCTGGGTCTACCTGTACGCACTGGAGGGCCGCCTCACGCGCCCCGGCGTGAGTGCTGTCGCGGGCGGCGACTGGACCACGGTGGCGGACCGCCGCCGCACATCGCAGAGTGACCGCTGA
- a CDS encoding SulP family inorganic anion transporter: MTALPTPSRSKPPRPRFDFQAYLHEWFQNPRGDILAGIVVALALIPEAIAFSIIAGVDPKVGLYASFIIAMVIAFIGGRPAMISAATGAMALLMVGLVRDHGLDYLFAATILTGGLQVVFGWARLARYLKFIPRPVMVGFVNALAILIFSAQLPQFVGAGWAMYAMVAAGLAIIYLLPRVFRAVPSALVAIVVLTVVAIFGRVDVKTVGDMGALPGALPPFQLPNVPLTLETLQIIFPVALTLCLVGLIESLLTAQLVDERTDTTSNKNTESRGQGVANVVTGFFGGMAGCAMIGQSMINVGNGGRGRLSTFVAGAFLLVLILALQPLLVQIPMAALVAVMIVVSVSTFDWGSLRTLTVVPRGETIVMLATVLTTVITHDLSKGVLVGVVLSALFFARQVSKLSRVTHSDAALGRTYRVEGQLFFVSTHDFAQQFDYRHVSPQVTIDLSAAHVWDGSAVAALDKVILKFRAQGVPVQVVGLNEASAHLLDRLATHDRPGTPGPDIH, from the coding sequence TTGACTGCCCTTCCCACACCGTCCAGATCCAAACCGCCCAGGCCCCGTTTCGACTTTCAGGCCTACCTGCACGAGTGGTTCCAGAACCCACGCGGCGACATTCTGGCCGGCATCGTGGTGGCGCTGGCGCTGATTCCGGAGGCCATCGCCTTCTCGATCATCGCCGGGGTCGATCCCAAGGTGGGGCTGTACGCTTCCTTCATCATCGCGATGGTCATCGCCTTTATCGGGGGCCGCCCGGCCATGATCAGCGCGGCCACCGGTGCCATGGCGCTGCTGATGGTGGGGCTGGTGCGGGACCACGGGCTGGACTACCTGTTTGCCGCCACCATCCTGACCGGTGGGCTGCAGGTCGTGTTCGGCTGGGCGCGGCTGGCCCGCTACCTGAAGTTCATTCCGCGCCCGGTGATGGTGGGCTTCGTGAACGCGCTGGCCATCCTGATCTTCTCGGCGCAGCTGCCGCAGTTCGTGGGCGCGGGCTGGGCGATGTACGCGATGGTGGCCGCCGGCCTGGCCATCATCTACCTGCTGCCGCGCGTGTTCAGGGCGGTGCCCAGCGCCCTGGTCGCCATCGTGGTGCTGACCGTGGTGGCGATCTTCGGCCGGGTGGACGTCAAGACCGTGGGCGACATGGGGGCGCTGCCCGGCGCCCTGCCCCCCTTTCAGCTTCCCAACGTCCCGCTGACGCTCGAAACCCTGCAGATCATCTTTCCGGTGGCGCTGACGCTGTGCCTGGTGGGATTGATCGAGAGCCTGCTGACTGCCCAGCTGGTCGACGAGCGCACCGACACCACCAGCAACAAGAACACCGAATCGCGCGGGCAGGGCGTGGCCAACGTCGTCACCGGCTTTTTTGGCGGCATGGCCGGCTGCGCCATGATCGGCCAGAGCATGATCAACGTCGGGAACGGCGGGCGCGGGCGGCTGTCCACTTTCGTGGCCGGGGCGTTTCTGCTGGTGCTGATCCTGGCGCTGCAGCCGCTGCTGGTGCAGATTCCGATGGCCGCGCTGGTGGCGGTGATGATCGTGGTCAGCGTGAGCACCTTCGACTGGGGCAGCCTGCGGACGCTGACCGTGGTCCCCAGGGGAGAGACCATCGTGATGCTGGCCACCGTGCTGACCACCGTGATCACGCATGACCTCTCCAAGGGCGTGCTGGTGGGCGTGGTCCTGAGCGCCCTGTTCTTCGCGCGGCAGGTCTCCAAGCTGTCGCGGGTCACGCACAGCGACGCGGCCCTGGGCCGCACCTACCGAGTGGAGGGGCAGCTGTTCTTCGTTAGCACCCACGACTTCGCCCAGCAGTTCGACTACCGCCACGTCAGCCCACAGGTCACCATTGACCTGAGCGCGGCCCACGTCTGGGACGGCTCGGCCGTGGCCGCGCTGGACAAGGTGATTCTCAAGTTCCGCGCGCAGGGCGTGCCGGTGCAGGTCGTGGGCCTGAACGAGGCGTCGGCGCACCTGCTCGACCGGCTCGCCACGCACGACCGGCCCGGCACGCCGGGGCCTGATATACACTAG